The following nucleotide sequence is from Saccharothrix texasensis.
CGCCGTTCGACCACGACGTCCGGGTACTCCTGCCGCCATCCCGCCAGGCGCTGCGCGAGCAGCTGCCGCTGATGGTCCTCCACCTCGTCCCAGTCGACGCTCAGGCTCGCCGCGTACGGCGTCTCGGCGAGCAGCGCCGTCCACGCGAGCAGCGCGACGAGCGTCGTCCCGCGCACCGACGCCTCCGCGAACGCGAACGCGATCGCCTCCTCCCCCGCCGGTTCGCCGTCCACCCCGAGCACGACCGGGCCCGTGTCCCGGTACGCGCCGCGCACGATGGCCACCGGGCTCTTGCCGTGCGCGGCGACCGACACCGCCACCGACCCGATGATCAGCCCGGAGAACCCGCCGAGGCCCTGCGAGCCGAGCACGACGAGCCGGGCGCCCCGGGACGCGGCGATCATCGCGGCGGCGGGCCGGTCGACCACCAGCGACGTCCTCACCTCGGGCACGAGGTCCCGCACGGAGTCCGCCGCGTCCGCGAGCCACTGCCTGCCCTGCCGCTCGAACGCGTCCCGCACCTCGTGCCCGGTCAGCACCAGCTCGGGGTAGCCGCGCCTCGGCAGCAGGTAGGCGTGCACGAGTTCCAGCGGCGCCCGGTGCCGGGCGGCTTCCTCCGCCGCCCACCGGACGGCCGTCAGCGCCGACGCCGATCCGTCCACTCCGACCACGATCGGGCCACTCATCACAGCTTCCCTCCGCCGACGTCGGCCACCAGGGACACCATCCGACGCCGACCGGCCGGCCGCACGTCGACAGCCGTGCGGCGCACCCGCGGCGCCCCCGTCCGCCAAGTGCCCTCCGGCGCCGTGCCCGCCGGATACGATCGCGCCGTGGACCCCGCCGACGACCTGCTGGCCTGGGCGCCCCCGCCCGGTTCGAGCGGCGCGGCGCCGGCCGTCGCGCTGCCGGGCTACCGCGACTTCCGGCTCGTCGCGCACGGCGGCGAGGGCACCGTGTACCGGGCCACGCAGGAAGGGCTCGACCGCGACGTCGCGGTGAAGGTGCTGGACGTGACCGACCAGGACACGGTCACCCGGTTCCACCGCGAGCTGGAGATCACCGTCCGGCTGGGCCGCCAGCACCCGCACATCGTGACCGTGCTCGACACCGGCGTGATCGGCGGCCGGCCGTGCATCGTGATGGAGTACCACGACCTCGGGTCGCTGCACGACCGGTTGCGGGAGCGCGGGCCGCTGCCCGTGCACGAGGTGGTCGCGGCCGGGATCGCGGTCGCCGACGCGCTGTCGTTCGCGCACGACCAGGGCATCCTGCACCGCGACGTGAAGCCGCAGAACATCCTGGTGCTGCCCACCTCCTACGTGCTGGCCGACTTCGGCATCGCGCGCGGCGCGGACGCGGCGCACACCGCGTCGTTGCAGCTGGTGAGCTACCGGCACGCCGCGCCGCAGATGGTGGACGGCCGCCCGCCCGCCGCCGCCGACGACCTGTGGTCGCTGGGCTCGACGCTGTTCACGCTGCTGGACGGCCAACCGCCGTTCGCGTCGGCCGACCCCGGCGAGGACACCATGCTCGCCTACCTCGGCCGGGTGCGCGAGGCGCAGCCGAGGTCGCTGCTGCGGCGGGACGTGCCGGTCGAGCTGGTGGCGATCATCCTGCGGTGCCTGCGCAAGGCGCGGGAGGAGCGGTTCCCCGACGCCGCCGCGCTGCGCGCCGCGCTGGCGTCGGTGCCGACGTGGTCGCCGCAGTCCACCGTGGACCCGGAGCACACCGCGGCGGTGCGGCACGTGACGCCGGAGCGCTACCCGGAGGGCCCGACCGAGCTGCCGGACTTCGGTCCGAAGCCGGTGCTCGACAGCGCGCCGGAACCGATCGCCGCCGCGCCGGAGCCGGCGAAGACGTGGACCGAGGACCTGGCCGACCTGACCGTCCGGCACCACACCGAGCGCCGTCCGCCCGTGCCGCCGCCCGCGCCGCCGCTGGTGGAGCTGCCGGAGCCGCCGCCGTCGCGGCCACGCCGGTCGTGGAAGCTCGCCGGGGCGAGCGCGGTGTTCGTCGGCGTGGCGGTCGGGGTGGCGTTGAGCCTGCCCGGCCGGTCGGAGCAGGTCGCGTCGCCGCCGTCCACGGCGACGACCACGACCACCACCACGGCCGTCACGACCACCTCCGCGACGGCCGGCCTGCCTCCGGGTGGTGATCCGCGGTTCACGCCGGTGCTCAAGCGGCTGGAGGACGACGGCGACCGGATCGAGCTGTTCTGGACGGACCCGAGCGAGGGCAACGCGCAGTTCGTCGTGGTCGACATGACGGGTCCGGCGCCGAAGCCGTTGGTGACGGTGGCGGCCGGTGCGACGTCGCACGTGCTGGAGGACCTGGAGCCGAAGGCGCCGCAGTACTGCTTCCAGGTGCTCGCGATCGGGCTGGACGACCCGGCCACGCAACGCGGCGCGTCCGCCCGCACGTGCGCCGTGCGCAACGGCTGACGCCGCGCACCACGGCCGACCGCACGCCTCGCGCTGACGCCGTGCGCCGACGCCTCGGGCTATCGCCGCCACAGGGGCCGCGGGTCGATCGCCCAGAACACCCTGCGGTACCAGGGAACCCCGCGCCGCAGCCCGCCGCGCACCTGCTTCGCCAACCACCACGCCGAGGTCCCACCGCGCTCGTCGGCTTCCGGGATCTCCCCCGGCGTCCTCGGGGCGAAGGCGGCGTGCTCGGCCAGCCGCGCCAACTCCACCGCCGGCCCGGACCCCAGGCCCGCCGCGATGTCCGGCGCGGTCCGGTCGGCGGGCGGTGTCCGCCCCGCCAGCAGCAACCCGTCCAACACGTAGGCCCAAGCGCCGGTCGCGCCCCCGGCGCGCAGGCGCCCGCGCCGCGCCAGCCGCGCCGACCCGAGCACCAGCAGGATCAGCACCGGCACCCCGCCGAGCACCGCGTACCCGATCCACCGCTGCGACCCGGCGGGCGTCGCCTGCGCGGCGACGGGGCTCGACGGGGTCACCAACGGCGGCGGCGCGGACAGCGGCGTGCTCGTCGGGGTGGCCGTGACCGACGCCAACCGGTCGAGCACCTCGCGCTTCTGCGCGGCGCTCGAACCGCCCGACGACACACCCGACACGGGGTCGAACGGCACCCAGCCCCACCCGGCGAAGTACACCTCCGGCCAGGCGGTCGCGTCGCTGCCGCGCACCACGCGTTCCTCGCCGTCGGCGGGTTGGAAGCCGACGACCACCCGGGTCGGCAACCCCACCGCCCGCGCCAGCACCGCGAACGCCGACGCGAACTGCTCCGCCGTGCCCGCGTTCGCGCCCGGTTCACCGGCGCCGCCGAACAGGAACCGCTCCAGCCGCGCGTACGACGATCCGACCGGCGCCTGCGCGTCCGGCGTCCGGCCCTGCTTCACCACCTGCTCGATCGCCACGGCCCGCTCGTAGGGCGACCGCGCGTTCTGCACGATCTGCCGCGCGTACTCGGCCAACGAGTAGGGCAGGCCCGGCAGCTCCAGGTACCGGCCCGCGTTCGCCGGCACCGCGGCGTCCAGCAGGTCCGTGTCGTCGGGCACGTCCACCACACCCCGCACCCGGTACGACAACCCGGGTGTCAGCTCCTCGCGCAGCACCAGCGAACCCGAGTCCGGGTCGACCATCGCGCCGGCCAACGTCACCCCTGTCGGCCGCCCGACCGTCGGCAACCACCGGCCGCCCAGCTCGCCGACGGTGATCTCCACCTCGGCCTCGTCCACCCGCGCGCCGGGCGGCAGGTCGGGTTCCGCGACGGCCCCGATCGGCCCATACAGCGACGCCGCCCGCCACGCCGCGCCCGAGTAGTCCGACAACGCCACCAACCGCACCGCCCGCTCCGGGCCGCGCACCCGGAACAGCTCGGTGTCGCCCAGGTTCGCCCACGACGCCAACTGCGGCAGCGGACTCGCCACCCCGAGATCGCCGACCGGCGGCTCCACCAACTCCCGGGGCTCGAACGCGTCACCGGACGGCAAAACCGCCGCGAGCGCCGCCACCACCGCCACCGGCACCGCCGGCAACCCCGACAACACCCGCCCCCGGCCGCCCGCCTCCACCCGGTCCACCACCAGCCACCCGGCCGCCGCCAACGCGACCAACCCGACCGCCACCAACCCGAACCGATCCGCCCGCCCCGCCGTCAACAACGCCGTGCACGTGTACAACACCGCCGCACCACCCACCGGCGCCACCAACGACCGCCCGCGCCCCGCCACCGCCAGCACCACGACCAGGGACACCCCGAACACCAGCAGCGCGCCCGGCGCCAGCAGCTCGGGCGTCGCGGGCGCGGGGCGGGCGGCGGTCAGCAGGCGCGGCACCAGGTCCAGCAGCACGGGCAGCGGGTCGGCGGAGTCGGCCGCCGTGTCCCTGGCCACCCAGTACCCGCCGACGAGCGCCGACGCCACCAGCGAGAACACCACGAGCCCCGAAGGCACCCGCCGCCACCGCAACAACGGCAGGCACCCGAACGCCACCACCGCCGCGCCCGCGAACACCAGCGACGCGGTGAACCCCTGCCACCCCGACCCCAGGTGCAACGCCGCCACGACAACCACCAGGGCCGCCCAGCCCACCCTGGCCGCGCTCACGGCGGTGCTCACCGGCCTCGTGCTCACCGGCCTCGTGCTCGTGCGCTCGGTGCCTGGGCCGGCCGGCGTGCTTGTCCGGGTGGTGCTCGCGTCGGCTGCGGTGCTTCCCGCGGCACTTCGTGCGGTGCCCGGGGTGGCGCTCGCTGGGGTGGTGCGGGGGGCGGTGTCGGCGGGTCTGCGGGCGTTCACGTGCCCACCGCCGCGACACACCCTGGGCCGGGGCGCCGCGCCTCCATACTTCCGGCAACAAAATCGGCGCTTCCATTCATCCCCGGCGGCCATGACGCTATCGGGTGATCTACGGCAGCGCCGGCGGTCATCGCGACACCGCCGTGTTCCAGGCGTCCAGGAGGCCCTCGGCCTTGGCGTGGCGCAGCAGCAGCACCGGGCCCACGGCCGAGATCGGCTGCGTCACCTCAGGATCCACGACCAGCACGAC
It contains:
- a CDS encoding serine/threonine-protein kinase — translated: MDPADDLLAWAPPPGSSGAAPAVALPGYRDFRLVAHGGEGTVYRATQEGLDRDVAVKVLDVTDQDTVTRFHRELEITVRLGRQHPHIVTVLDTGVIGGRPCIVMEYHDLGSLHDRLRERGPLPVHEVVAAGIAVADALSFAHDQGILHRDVKPQNILVLPTSYVLADFGIARGADAAHTASLQLVSYRHAAPQMVDGRPPAAADDLWSLGSTLFTLLDGQPPFASADPGEDTMLAYLGRVREAQPRSLLRRDVPVELVAIILRCLRKAREERFPDAAALRAALASVPTWSPQSTVDPEHTAAVRHVTPERYPEGPTELPDFGPKPVLDSAPEPIAAAPEPAKTWTEDLADLTVRHHTERRPPVPPPAPPLVELPEPPPSRPRRSWKLAGASAVFVGVAVGVALSLPGRSEQVASPPSTATTTTTTTAVTTTSATAGLPPGGDPRFTPVLKRLEDDGDRIELFWTDPSEGNAQFVVVDMTGPAPKPLVTVAAGATSHVLEDLEPKAPQYCFQVLAIGLDDPATQRGASARTCAVRNG
- a CDS encoding universal stress protein, whose protein sequence is MSGPIVVGVDGSASALTAVRWAAEEAARHRAPLELVHAYLLPRRGYPELVLTGHEVRDAFERQGRQWLADAADSVRDLVPEVRTSLVVDRPAAAMIAASRGARLVVLGSQGLGGFSGLIIGSVAVSVAAHGKSPVAIVRGAYRDTGPVVLGVDGEPAGEEAIAFAFAEASVRGTTLVALLAWTALLAETPYAASLSVDWDEVEDHQRQLLAQRLAGWRQEYPDVVVERRVVRERPAKALLDAARDARLLVVGSRGRGGFAGMLLGSTSQALVYHAPCPLVVVRAD
- a CDS encoding transglutaminaseTgpA domain-containing protein, producing MSTAVSAARVGWAALVVVVAALHLGSGWQGFTASLVFAGAAVVAFGCLPLLRWRRVPSGLVVFSLVASALVGGYWVARDTAADSADPLPVLLDLVPRLLTAARPAPATPELLAPGALLVFGVSLVVVLAVAGRGRSLVAPVGGAAVLYTCTALLTAGRADRFGLVAVGLVALAAAGWLVVDRVEAGGRGRVLSGLPAVPVAVVAALAAVLPSGDAFEPRELVEPPVGDLGVASPLPQLASWANLGDTELFRVRGPERAVRLVALSDYSGAAWRAASLYGPIGAVAEPDLPPGARVDEAEVEITVGELGGRWLPTVGRPTGVTLAGAMVDPDSGSLVLREELTPGLSYRVRGVVDVPDDTDLLDAAVPANAGRYLELPGLPYSLAEYARQIVQNARSPYERAVAIEQVVKQGRTPDAQAPVGSSYARLERFLFGGAGEPGANAGTAEQFASAFAVLARAVGLPTRVVVGFQPADGEERVVRGSDATAWPEVYFAGWGWVPFDPVSGVSSGGSSAAQKREVLDRLASVTATPTSTPLSAPPPLVTPSSPVAAQATPAGSQRWIGYAVLGGVPVLILLVLGSARLARRGRLRAGGATGAWAYVLDGLLLAGRTPPADRTAPDIAAGLGSGPAVELARLAEHAAFAPRTPGEIPEADERGGTSAWWLAKQVRGGLRRGVPWYRRVFWAIDPRPLWRR